A window of the Desulfobacula toluolica Tol2 genome harbors these coding sequences:
- a CDS encoding 30S ribosomal protein S1 codes for MNNIAEENENQKMNTETLEKQETPAPEEKQDASSPEITGEETMEELLDIYESSLKKFEEGQVVTGTVISVGRDSVLVDVGYKSEGQISIQEFIDEEGNVNVNVNDEFEVMIEVWDEEEETVLLSHEKAKKVKVWDAIKDIYDDDGTIEGVITSRVKGGFSVDIGLLAFLPGSQADLRPIRNMDEMVNQTYTFKILKYNKKRNNIVLSRRVLLEAVRDKLRSTTLEAIEDGKVMEGIVKNITEYGVFVDLGGVDGLLHITDISWGRVKHPSELFSIGDKINVKILSFDLEKERVSLGMKQLTPDPWTTAVDKYPVDSKITGKVVSLTDYGAFIELEEGVEGLIHVSEMSWTRKIRHPSQMVTVGEIIEAVVLDLKPDNRRISLGIKQTVDNPWEVISQKYPVGTIIEGKIKNITEFGLFIGIDDDIDGLVHISDISWTKRIKHPSEVYKKSDTIQAVVLDIDKANERFSLGIKQTQADPWESVSQRYEVGKEISGVITNLTDFGVFVELEEGIEGLVHVSEISKENVKSPKEHYQIGETITAKVMNINSDERRIGLSIKRLEEDDDDKYLEDFAKNMKPATSSFGEILRTNIQEQIEANKVQEAQKQDSEDADKSEE; via the coding sequence ATGAACAACATTGCTGAAGAAAACGAAAATCAAAAAATGAATACTGAAACCTTAGAGAAACAGGAAACACCTGCACCTGAAGAAAAACAGGATGCATCTTCGCCTGAAATTACAGGCGAAGAAACAATGGAAGAGCTTTTGGACATCTATGAGTCCAGTCTTAAAAAATTTGAAGAGGGGCAGGTCGTAACCGGAACTGTAATATCCGTTGGCAGGGATTCGGTCCTTGTGGATGTCGGATATAAGTCTGAGGGGCAGATCTCTATTCAGGAATTCATTGATGAGGAAGGCAATGTCAATGTCAATGTCAATGATGAGTTTGAGGTAATGATTGAAGTCTGGGATGAAGAAGAGGAAACTGTTCTTTTGTCCCATGAAAAAGCCAAGAAAGTTAAGGTTTGGGACGCAATTAAAGACATTTACGATGACGATGGAACTATTGAAGGTGTTATCACCAGTCGGGTGAAAGGCGGGTTCTCGGTTGATATCGGGCTTTTGGCATTCCTTCCGGGATCACAGGCAGATCTTCGACCCATCCGCAACATGGATGAAATGGTTAACCAGACCTATACATTCAAAATTCTCAAATACAACAAAAAGAGAAACAATATCGTACTTTCACGAAGAGTTCTTCTTGAGGCTGTAAGAGATAAGCTTAGAAGTACGACTCTTGAGGCGATTGAAGACGGCAAGGTCATGGAAGGGATCGTTAAAAATATCACTGAATACGGTGTGTTTGTCGATCTTGGCGGAGTGGACGGTCTTCTTCATATTACCGACATCTCATGGGGCAGGGTCAAACATCCTTCAGAACTCTTTTCTATCGGTGACAAAATCAATGTTAAGATTCTTTCTTTTGATCTTGAAAAAGAGAGAGTATCACTTGGTATGAAACAATTGACTCCGGATCCATGGACAACAGCGGTTGATAAATATCCGGTTGACTCAAAAATAACCGGTAAAGTGGTCAGTCTTACAGATTACGGTGCGTTTATTGAGCTTGAAGAGGGTGTTGAGGGACTGATTCATGTGTCTGAAATGTCCTGGACAAGAAAGATTCGCCATCCGTCCCAGATGGTAACGGTTGGTGAAATCATCGAAGCGGTTGTTCTTGATCTTAAACCGGATAACAGAAGAATCTCTCTTGGTATCAAACAGACCGTCGATAATCCATGGGAAGTTATTTCTCAGAAATACCCGGTAGGCACTATTATTGAGGGTAAAATTAAAAATATTACGGAATTTGGTCTTTTTATCGGAATTGATGATGATATTGACGGTCTTGTTCATATCTCTGATATTTCCTGGACTAAGAGGATCAAACACCCGTCTGAAGTATACAAGAAAAGCGATACCATTCAGGCTGTGGTTCTCGATATTGATAAAGCCAATGAAAGATTTTCTCTGGGCATCAAACAGACCCAGGCAGATCCATGGGAATCGGTTAGTCAGCGTTATGAAGTGGGTAAGGAAATATCCGGTGTTATCACAAATTTGACGGATTTTGGTGTGTTTGTTGAACTTGAAGAAGGCATTGAAGGCCTTGTTCATGTGTCTGAAATCAGCAAAGAAAATGTGAAAAGTCCGAAAGAACATTATCAGATCGGCGAAACCATTACTGCAAAAGTAATGAACATCAATAGTGATGAAAGACGTATCGGTCTTTCTATCAAACGCCTT
- the cmk gene encoding (d)CMP kinase: MNTRIITIDGPAGAGKTTVSRLLSQRLGCVHVDTGALYRGVAFEIRQQKIDWENDAALEEFLKDLDLNFVIEKKALALMSSGRNITNFIRTPDITMLASSSSAKPQVRAALLDIQRNIAKTKDAVFEGRDMGTVVFPDAAYKFFLFADLNVRAARRYDEMPDEKKDIRRVQKQMEMRDYKDSRRKSAPLKLAEDAIKIDSSFLTIEQVVERMIGIIEKP; the protein is encoded by the coding sequence ATGAACACGCGAATCATTACCATTGACGGTCCTGCCGGAGCGGGCAAGACTACGGTAAGCCGTTTGTTGTCACAAAGGCTTGGGTGCGTCCATGTTGACACCGGAGCCCTTTACAGGGGGGTGGCCTTTGAAATCCGGCAGCAGAAAATTGACTGGGAAAATGATGCTGCACTTGAAGAATTTTTAAAAGATCTGGATCTTAATTTTGTTATTGAAAAAAAGGCGCTTGCCTTAATGTCATCTGGAAGAAATATCACCAACTTTATTAGAACGCCAGACATCACCATGCTGGCATCTTCTTCTTCGGCAAAACCACAGGTTAGAGCAGCTCTTTTGGATATTCAACGCAACATTGCCAAAACAAAAGATGCGGTTTTTGAAGGCAGGGATATGGGGACGGTGGTTTTCCCGGATGCGGCATATAAGTTTTTTCTTTTTGCTGATTTAAATGTTCGTGCAGCAAGACGATACGATGAGATGCCGGATGAAAAAAAGGATATTCGCAGGGTTCAAAAACAAATGGAGATGAGGGATTATAAAGATTCCCGGAGAAAGTCAGCGCCTCTAAAACTGGCAGAAGATGCCATAAAAATAGATTCCTCTTTTTTAACTATTGAACAAGTTGTTGAAAGAATGATTGGAATTATTGAAAAACCTTGA
- the hisC gene encoding histidinol-phosphate transaminase translates to MKFKISEQIATIKPYVAGKPLKEVEREYHISNPIKLASNENPIGFSPKVYDAVSQHMKDMNRYPESSAYVLNNKLAKKFHITPQNIVLGNGSDDIIALLAHGFLNPGDEALMPLPSFLMYEISVKTAKGVPVMVPLADFATNLEGLVDSISSKTRLIFITNPFNPTGSTITCDEFNEFSQNVPDDVIIVVDEAYIEFVRDDAVYNSLKNPLQDPRVVTLRTFSKAYGLAGFRVGYGIMDSQIAEILNRIRQPFNVNSLAQVAAVAALDDEAFLNKSIRTTHDGLDFLFDELAGIGIRCLPTQSNFLMLDLEIDATQVFEQMLKLGVIVRSMSSYGYDTFLRVNTGTKEENIAFIQALKKVLKK, encoded by the coding sequence ATGAAATTTAAAATTAGCGAACAGATAGCTACGATTAAACCCTATGTGGCGGGTAAACCGCTCAAGGAAGTTGAAAGAGAGTACCATATTTCAAATCCTATCAAGCTTGCATCCAATGAAAATCCCATTGGATTTTCTCCAAAAGTTTATGATGCCGTGTCGCAACATATGAAGGATATGAATCGGTATCCTGAATCTTCAGCCTATGTTTTAAACAATAAGCTTGCAAAAAAATTTCATATTACCCCGCAGAATATTGTCTTGGGAAATGGTTCTGATGATATTATCGCATTATTGGCCCATGGGTTTTTAAATCCAGGGGATGAGGCACTCATGCCCCTGCCTTCTTTTTTAATGTATGAAATCAGTGTTAAAACAGCAAAAGGGGTGCCGGTCATGGTTCCTCTGGCTGATTTTGCAACCAATCTTGAAGGTCTTGTTGACAGCATATCCTCTAAAACCAGGTTGATTTTTATTACCAATCCGTTTAATCCCACAGGCAGTACGATTACCTGTGATGAGTTTAATGAATTTTCTCAAAATGTACCGGACGATGTCATTATTGTTGTGGATGAAGCCTATATTGAATTTGTAAGAGATGATGCTGTTTATAATTCCTTGAAAAATCCATTGCAGGATCCAAGGGTTGTGACACTTAGGACATTTTCCAAGGCTTATGGACTTGCCGGTTTCAGGGTAGGGTACGGCATAATGGATTCGCAAATTGCTGAAATTTTAAACAGGATCAGGCAGCCGTTTAATGTGAACAGTCTTGCCCAGGTTGCGGCTGTCGCCGCCCTTGATGACGAGGCGTTTTTAAACAAAAGTATCCGAACCACTCATGACGGCCTTGATTTTCTGTTTGATGAACTTGCCGGTATTGGTATCCGCTGCTTGCCTACCCAGTCTAATTTTCTGATGCTGGATCTTGAAATTGATGCCACTCAAGTATTTGAACAAATGCTGAAACTGGGTGTTATTGTGCGGTCAATGAGTTCGTACGGGTATGATACGTTTTTACGGGTTAATACGGGAACAAAAGAAGAAAATATCGCTTTTATTCAGGCCCTTAAAAAGGTTTTAAAAAAATAA
- a CDS encoding exo-beta-N-acetylmuramidase NamZ family protein yields the protein MNKHVTIGLENLIANPPDFLKGKRLGLLSNPASVDHHFNHASKLIHRRFPDQLKILFSPQHGFYAEKQDNMIESEHFVEPDLNIPVYSLYNETRIPTKEMFDQMDVLLIDIQDVGTRVYTFIYTISFCLEVAAKFNKQVVILDRPNPIGGIQVEGNLLAEEYASFVGRFPIPMRHGLTVGEISQFFNKQFNMGCDLTIIPMTGWTRQMYWKDTGRFWIPPSPNLPTPNSCIVYPGQVIFEGTNISEGRGTTLPFEQFGAPFLDTKKIKAKADKIIKGACLRPVNFEPTSGKCQGSICKGFQIHVTSPYEFKPYFSSMILLQLIIRHHMDDFKFKEPPYEYEFKKMPIDLILGSKAMRKKLTNLEDLTLLPDKWQQDLERFKSLSGKYYLYE from the coding sequence ATGAATAAACATGTAACCATCGGACTTGAGAACCTGATTGCAAATCCGCCGGATTTTTTAAAAGGAAAACGGCTTGGCCTTTTATCCAACCCCGCATCAGTTGACCATCATTTCAACCACGCTTCAAAACTGATTCATCGCCGTTTCCCGGATCAATTAAAAATACTTTTTTCTCCCCAGCACGGATTTTATGCGGAAAAACAGGACAATATGATTGAATCCGAACACTTTGTGGAACCTGATCTGAATATCCCTGTGTACAGTTTATATAATGAGACAAGAATCCCAACCAAAGAGATGTTTGATCAAATGGATGTTCTGCTCATTGATATTCAGGATGTCGGCACCCGGGTCTATACCTTTATCTATACGATTTCCTTTTGTCTTGAAGTGGCGGCAAAGTTCAATAAGCAGGTTGTTATCCTTGACCGGCCCAATCCCATCGGCGGAATACAGGTTGAGGGCAATCTCCTGGCAGAAGAGTATGCTTCCTTTGTTGGAAGATTTCCTATTCCCATGCGGCATGGATTAACGGTGGGAGAAATATCTCAATTTTTCAATAAGCAATTCAATATGGGGTGCGATCTGACCATCATCCCCATGACTGGATGGACAAGACAAATGTACTGGAAGGATACAGGGCGTTTCTGGATACCCCCTTCTCCTAATCTGCCGACACCGAATTCGTGTATAGTCTATCCGGGACAAGTTATTTTTGAAGGCACCAACATATCAGAAGGACGCGGCACCACTCTGCCGTTTGAACAATTTGGAGCCCCTTTCCTGGATACAAAAAAAATCAAAGCCAAAGCAGATAAAATAATTAAAGGTGCCTGTCTTCGTCCGGTTAATTTTGAACCGACATCTGGAAAATGTCAGGGCAGTATTTGTAAAGGCTTTCAAATTCATGTAACCTCCCCCTATGAATTCAAACCATATTTTTCATCCATGATCTTACTTCAGCTGATTATCCGGCATCACATGGATGACTTTAAATTCAAAGAACCCCCTTATGAATATGAATTTAAAAAAATGCCCATAGATCTTATCTTGGGCAGCAAAGCTATGCGTAAAAAGCTGACTAATTTGGAAGATTTAACTCTTTTGCCAGACAAATGGCAACAAGATCTGGAAAGATTTAAAAGCCTTTCAGGAAAATATTATTTATATGAATGA
- a CDS encoding 1-acyl-sn-glycerol-3-phosphate acyltransferase, which translates to MALFQKLKGLSLKLWPKLGRLTNPMPENTEDHFLCFYPGNSGYLIQKLIKRLINKLNFDDHNIEKIKNIDTNNIVVYASKNKRVLDFLYFHTKLKNLNLPYPQIGFDFRFLFLLPVKQLCRIFICHMNYFFRHFHFEDAYTTGYATKQLLNGRSGFICLIEEEDFYKRFIKSTPDPLFLLIELQKNTKKSVIIIPEDIIYITKPMRKNPTLADILLGTHEKPGLIKRFFIILKKPEKIRVEITKPVNLKQFISRPEIEQLASEFQVHRLRSHLVDILNRQRKSITGPVLKSRQEITEDILTKKSLREYLAEYASENKLTLSKTHKKAAGYIKEIAANYNLQIINFGNWLLAWVFKNIFEDLVVNQEQINRMREKSTKAPLILVPCHKSHLDYLLLPYVMFKNNMPCPHIAAGKNLSFWPLGPLFRGGGAFFLRRTFKGAPLYAKIFAAYLEKLLYEGFNIKIFIEGGRSRTGKLLSPKPGGLAMLINAYINGACSNLYFVPVFIGYDRVLEEDAYLKEIEGGKKTPETLKGLINARKFLKKKYGKVYMRFDEPISIKEYIQKKNIDLSKTSSDEYIKFIKSFGYKLINAINTNAVVTPHGIIASAVLNCSKNSFTKKQMIARVNTYMNLLTFMNAELSDTLLIDSDNTLNSVVNDFISRNFIELADEDDNDITEHTVFIVKDNKRAILDYYKNSVISFFVKFAYTAVAILETDRFQFSSSDLVVRYKFLEKIFTDEFFFDEETTYEEDISTCIKGFINDGIIVPDSRQLDMFSITSQGLRKLKWFAAFLQPFFESYKTTLLYFEKYEAGKHEGKEQIKKIHSKGTKLYKGKIITFKESLSLVNYKNAVHYFTKSGINGSQDHTQIEYYKNIIDRLILLIAS; encoded by the coding sequence ATGGCGTTATTTCAAAAGCTTAAAGGCCTTAGTCTAAAACTATGGCCTAAGCTTGGCAGGCTGACAAACCCCATGCCGGAGAATACAGAAGATCACTTTCTATGCTTTTATCCCGGCAACTCAGGATATCTTATTCAAAAGCTGATTAAACGATTGATCAACAAGCTTAATTTTGATGATCACAATATAGAAAAAATAAAAAATATTGATACAAACAACATAGTTGTTTATGCCAGTAAAAACAAAAGAGTCCTGGATTTTTTGTATTTTCACACAAAATTAAAAAACCTTAACCTGCCATATCCCCAGATAGGGTTTGATTTCAGGTTTCTTTTTCTTTTGCCTGTAAAACAGCTGTGCCGGATCTTTATCTGCCATATGAATTATTTTTTCCGCCATTTTCATTTTGAAGATGCCTATACAACAGGTTATGCCACAAAACAATTATTAAACGGCAGATCCGGATTTATCTGCTTAATTGAAGAAGAAGATTTCTATAAAAGATTTATTAAATCAACCCCTGATCCACTTTTCCTTTTAATTGAACTTCAAAAAAACACAAAAAAATCCGTCATAATTATCCCGGAAGATATTATTTATATCACAAAACCAATGAGAAAAAATCCGACATTAGCGGATATCCTTTTGGGAACCCATGAAAAACCAGGATTAATCAAACGTTTTTTTATCATACTCAAAAAGCCTGAAAAAATAAGGGTTGAAATCACAAAACCGGTTAATTTAAAACAATTTATCAGCAGGCCCGAAATTGAACAGCTTGCTTCGGAATTCCAGGTCCATCGATTGAGAAGCCACCTGGTAGACATCCTGAACAGACAGAGAAAAAGCATTACCGGCCCTGTTTTAAAATCCAGACAGGAAATCACCGAAGATATCCTGACAAAAAAATCTTTACGCGAGTACCTGGCTGAATATGCATCGGAAAACAAACTTACCTTGAGTAAGACCCATAAAAAAGCGGCCGGATATATTAAAGAGATTGCAGCAAATTACAATCTTCAAATCATCAATTTCGGCAACTGGCTGTTGGCCTGGGTGTTTAAAAATATTTTTGAAGATCTTGTTGTCAACCAGGAACAGATCAACCGAATGAGGGAAAAATCGACCAAAGCCCCGCTTATCCTTGTGCCATGTCACAAAAGCCACCTGGACTACCTTTTATTGCCCTATGTCATGTTTAAAAACAATATGCCCTGTCCACACATTGCAGCCGGGAAAAATCTGTCTTTCTGGCCATTAGGCCCTTTGTTCAGGGGGGGTGGAGCATTTTTTCTCAGACGCACCTTTAAAGGTGCGCCGCTCTATGCAAAAATTTTTGCCGCATACCTGGAAAAACTTCTGTATGAAGGATTTAATATAAAAATTTTTATTGAAGGTGGAAGAAGCCGGACAGGAAAACTTTTAAGCCCGAAACCCGGAGGGCTTGCCATGCTTATTAATGCATATATTAATGGTGCATGCAGCAATCTTTACTTTGTGCCTGTTTTTATCGGTTATGACCGTGTTCTTGAAGAAGATGCCTATCTAAAAGAAATTGAAGGCGGCAAAAAAACACCGGAAACGTTGAAAGGACTCATCAATGCCCGTAAATTTCTAAAGAAAAAATACGGCAAAGTCTACATGAGATTTGATGAACCCATCTCCATAAAAGAGTATATTCAAAAAAAGAATATTGATCTTTCCAAAACTTCAAGTGATGAGTATATAAAATTTATAAAAAGTTTTGGTTATAAGCTTATAAATGCCATCAATACCAATGCCGTTGTAACCCCCCATGGTATTATTGCAAGCGCCGTATTAAACTGCTCTAAAAACAGTTTTACAAAAAAACAGATGATTGCCAGGGTCAACACCTATATGAATCTGTTGACATTTATGAATGCAGAGCTTTCCGATACACTTTTGATTGATTCTGATAACACACTGAATTCGGTCGTCAACGACTTTATTTCAAGAAATTTTATCGAACTTGCAGATGAAGATGACAACGATATCACAGAACACACTGTTTTTATTGTAAAAGACAACAAACGGGCAATTCTGGACTATTATAAAAATTCCGTGATATCATTTTTTGTTAAATTTGCCTACACTGCAGTTGCCATCCTTGAGACAGACAGGTTTCAATTTTCGTCTTCAGATCTTGTTGTCCGATATAAATTCCTGGAAAAGATATTCACGGATGAATTTTTCTTTGATGAAGAGACAACTTACGAAGAAGATATTTCAACATGTATCAAGGGATTTATAAACGACGGTATAATTGTACCTGATTCCCGGCAATTGGATATGTTCAGCATCACATCCCAGGGGTTGCGCAAACTCAAATGGTTTGCAGCCTTTTTACAGCCTTTTTTTGAATCTTACAAAACCACCCTTCTTTACTTTGAAAAATATGAAGCCGGCAAGCATGAGGGAAAAGAGCAAATCAAAAAAATTCATTCCAAGGGAACTAAACTTTATAAAGGGAAAATAATCACCTTTAAAGAATCCTTATCCCTGGTGAATTATAAAAACGCGGTCCATTATTTTACCAAATCCGGGATTAACGGGTCCCAGGATCATACACAGATTGAGTATTACAAAAACATTATTGACCGATTAATTCTTTTAATAGCATCATAA
- a CDS encoding sugar phosphate nucleotidyltransferase: MKALILSAGFGTRLLPYSKTIPKPLFTLMSKPVLEHVIKHLVDNGCDYILINTHHLHDQIEAFVDQLDVPIDIKTIHEPVILETGGAIANAKPFLTDDPFFVINSDVISNVNLNKLYAFHKESKSLATLVLHDHDKFNKVSIDDQGYIQNFDSKANGLAFTGIQVLSPQIYDYFPDKKSFSSIEVYQRLIRLKQVKAFVEKNIFWSDIGTLESYSRTSLLELAASRFGVEHDKIKDIQIDTLAGDGSDRQWYRASYGNQTAVISDHGICMPATDRLRQLKAFIHIGNHIFSRNIPVPRILNHDELSGMVTLDDLGDIHLETRIKQKNNTSFTLKIYKQVIDFVIDFSIKGLQGFNKKWTCQTETYSKELIIEKECRYFIEAFIQGYLNLDISFHEFSNEFDHISDHALKHGFIGLMHRDMQSRNIMIHNNKPFFIDFQSARSGPLQYDLASLLIDPYVNLTGKIQKDLLQYTTEKLKLSQTERQNFLDCYQYCCLTRNLQFLGAFSFLTQTKKKTGFEQYIPYAVKSLKKIISGLNTDKIPKLSKLVKAI, encoded by the coding sequence ATGAAAGCACTTATTCTTTCAGCAGGATTCGGCACCCGGCTGTTACCCTACAGCAAAACAATCCCAAAGCCTTTGTTTACATTGATGTCAAAACCCGTGCTTGAACATGTCATCAAACACCTTGTGGACAATGGATGTGACTATATCCTGATCAATACCCATCATTTGCACGACCAGATAGAAGCCTTTGTTGATCAACTTGATGTTCCTATTGATATTAAAACCATCCACGAACCTGTTATCCTTGAAACCGGAGGTGCCATTGCCAATGCAAAACCTTTTTTAACGGATGATCCTTTTTTTGTCATTAATTCCGATGTCATTTCAAATGTGAACCTGAACAAGTTATATGCGTTCCATAAAGAATCAAAAAGTCTGGCAACGCTTGTTCTTCATGATCATGACAAATTCAATAAAGTCAGCATTGATGATCAGGGATATATCCAAAATTTTGATTCAAAAGCAAATGGTCTTGCATTTACCGGCATACAGGTTTTGTCTCCACAAATTTATGATTATTTTCCCGACAAAAAATCATTTTCAAGCATTGAAGTATATCAACGCCTCATCCGTCTAAAACAGGTAAAAGCATTTGTGGAAAAAAATATTTTCTGGTCTGATATCGGCACATTAGAATCTTATTCAAGAACTTCCCTTCTTGAACTGGCTGCATCCCGGTTCGGGGTTGAACACGACAAAATCAAAGACATTCAAATTGACACCCTTGCCGGAGACGGATCAGACAGGCAATGGTACAGGGCATCATATGGTAATCAAACCGCTGTTATCAGCGACCATGGCATCTGCATGCCGGCAACGGATCGCCTGCGGCAACTCAAAGCCTTTATCCATATCGGAAATCATATTTTTTCCAGGAACATTCCAGTCCCCCGCATCCTCAATCACGATGAGCTTTCAGGAATGGTAACCCTTGATGATCTTGGAGATATACACCTTGAAACCAGGATCAAACAAAAAAATAACACCTCATTTACATTAAAGATTTATAAACAGGTAATCGACTTTGTCATTGATTTTTCAATCAAGGGCTTACAGGGATTTAATAAAAAATGGACCTGCCAGACCGAAACCTACTCAAAAGAATTGATTATTGAAAAAGAATGCCGGTATTTCATAGAGGCATTCATCCAGGGGTATTTAAACCTTGATATATCATTTCATGAGTTTTCAAATGAATTTGACCATATTTCAGACCATGCATTAAAACACGGATTTATCGGGCTGATGCACCGAGATATGCAGTCAAGAAATATCATGATACACAACAATAAGCCGTTTTTTATTGATTTTCAATCAGCCAGATCCGGGCCTTTGCAATATGATCTTGCATCTTTGCTCATCGACCCTTATGTTAACTTAACAGGTAAAATACAAAAGGATCTTTTGCAATACACCACGGAAAAATTAAAATTGAGCCAAACGGAAAGACAAAATTTTTTAGACTGCTATCAATATTGCTGTTTAACAAGAAATCTGCAATTTTTAGGCGCTTTTAGTTTTTTGACTCAAACAAAAAAGAAAACCGGGTTTGAACAGTATATCCCATATGCTGTAAAATCTTTAAAAAAAATCATCTCCGGTTTGAATACGGATAAAATACCCAAACTGTCAAAACTTGTTAAAGCTATATAA
- the dapB gene encoding dihydrodipicolinate reductase, whose protein sequence is MEKINIMINGLPGNVAKTMARSGITDNRFNVMPFSLTGQEIEDKTITIDQMRFELVKPDVRDEKIIRIKRQFNSFITIDYTHPTAVNSNALFYTQNQIPFVMGTTGGNREQLEQVVKKSSTPAVIAPNMAKQIVGFQAMMEYAANTFPGLFEGYTLQVSESHQNGKADTSGTAKAMVGYFNQLGANFDVNKIQMVRDPEVQRKEWKIPKEHIAGHGWHTYTLTAPDGSALFEFKHNINGRDIYVSGTFDAVVFLMEKLNKPDDSKKLYTMIDVLNRP, encoded by the coding sequence ATGGAAAAAATAAATATCATGATCAATGGGCTGCCGGGCAATGTTGCTAAAACAATGGCCCGGTCCGGCATCACCGACAACCGGTTCAATGTCATGCCCTTTTCCCTTACGGGTCAGGAAATCGAAGACAAAACCATTACGATCGACCAGATGAGATTTGAACTTGTCAAACCCGATGTAAGGGATGAAAAAATCATCCGGATTAAACGCCAGTTTAACTCTTTTATTACCATTGATTATACTCACCCCACTGCCGTAAACTCAAATGCGCTTTTTTATACCCAAAACCAGATTCCCTTTGTCATGGGAACCACGGGAGGAAACAGGGAGCAACTTGAGCAGGTTGTAAAAAAATCTTCTACTCCTGCTGTTATTGCGCCGAATATGGCCAAGCAGATTGTGGGATTCCAGGCAATGATGGAATATGCGGCAAACACATTCCCAGGCCTTTTTGAAGGGTATACTCTTCAGGTGTCGGAAAGCCATCAAAACGGAAAAGCAGACACTTCAGGGACTGCCAAGGCAATGGTAGGATATTTTAATCAGCTGGGCGCAAATTTTGATGTGAACAAAATTCAAATGGTACGAGATCCTGAAGTACAAAGAAAAGAATGGAAAATCCCCAAAGAACACATAGCCGGTCACGGATGGCATACCTATACATTAACCGCACCGGACGGATCAGCTTTGTTTGAATTCAAACACAATATCAACGGCCGGGATATTTATGTCAGCGGCACCTTTGATGCTGTTGTTTTTTTGATGGAAAAACTTAATAAACCTGATGACTCCAAAAAACTATATACGATGATTGATGTATTAAACAGGCCGTAA
- a CDS encoding DnaJ domain-containing protein, whose product MNFYVKLALIIFALAYLISPVDIIPDLLLPYIGWIDDGVILGTIVYLIRYGRLPNFLFKNQAPFNQSFEQKNANFTSNKKYRQKTSQKTSQAYQEKTTSENIPKNPYAVLGIEPGASKKKIQEAYKEAIKKYHPDKVSHMGKEFSDLANKKFLEIQQAYDTLMNK is encoded by the coding sequence TTGAATTTTTATGTAAAACTGGCTTTAATCATATTCGCACTGGCATATCTGATCAGCCCTGTGGATATCATTCCTGATCTATTATTGCCCTATATCGGCTGGATTGATGATGGTGTTATTCTCGGCACCATTGTCTATCTGATCCGTTATGGAAGACTGCCCAATTTCCTGTTTAAAAACCAGGCACCTTTCAACCAGTCTTTTGAACAAAAAAATGCGAATTTTACCTCAAACAAAAAATACAGACAAAAGACCAGCCAAAAGACAAGTCAGGCCTATCAGGAAAAAACCACCTCTGAAAATATTCCCAAAAACCCTTATGCTGTTTTAGGTATTGAACCCGGTGCATCAAAAAAAAAAATCCAGGAGGCATATAAGGAGGCTATAAAAAAATACCATCCTGATAAAGTATCCCATATGGGCAAAGAATTTTCCGATCTTGCCAATAAAAAATTCCTTGAAATCCAACAGGCTTATGACACATTAATGAATAAATAA